A genome region from Geminicoccus roseus DSM 18922 includes the following:
- a CDS encoding phosphoserine transaminase: MKPIDRPNRPFFGSGPTAKRPGWSLAGLEGAMLGRSHRDSAAKARINEVIERSRKLLGLPDDYRLGILPASDTGAFEAAMWTMLGARGVDLLSWESFGEGWVTDAVKQLKLADVRTLSADYGQLPDLAEVDGARDAVFTWNGTTSGVRVPDGRWIADDRQGLTFCDATSAAFAMDLPWSKLDVTTWSWQKVLGGEAQHGMLALSPRAVERLETYKPAWPLPKIFRLTKGGKLIEGIFKGETINTPSMLAVEDALDGLAWAEQVGGLHGLIRRSEANLAAISAWVAETPWVDFLAAGPATRSCTSICLKIVDPAVASLSAEQQGKVVKELTGLLAKEKVAYDIAGYRDAPPGLRIWGGATVDAEDTKALLPWLDWAFAEVRSRLGAQAA; this comes from the coding sequence CCCTGGCCGGCCTGGAAGGTGCGATGCTCGGACGATCTCATCGTGATTCGGCTGCCAAGGCGCGGATCAACGAGGTGATCGAGCGCTCGCGCAAGCTGCTGGGCCTGCCGGACGACTACCGGCTGGGCATCCTTCCCGCCTCCGACACCGGCGCCTTCGAGGCGGCGATGTGGACCATGCTGGGCGCGCGCGGCGTCGACCTGCTTTCCTGGGAGAGCTTCGGCGAGGGCTGGGTGACCGACGCGGTCAAGCAGCTCAAGCTTGCCGACGTGCGCACGCTTTCGGCGGACTATGGCCAGCTGCCCGACCTGGCGGAGGTCGACGGCGCACGCGACGCGGTGTTCACCTGGAACGGCACGACCTCGGGCGTGCGGGTGCCGGACGGCCGGTGGATCGCGGACGACCGCCAGGGCCTCACCTTCTGCGATGCGACCTCGGCCGCCTTCGCCATGGACCTGCCCTGGTCCAAGCTCGATGTGACGACCTGGTCCTGGCAGAAGGTGCTGGGCGGCGAGGCGCAGCACGGCATGCTGGCGCTGTCGCCCCGGGCGGTCGAGCGGCTGGAGACCTACAAGCCGGCCTGGCCGCTGCCGAAGATCTTCCGTCTGACCAAGGGCGGTAAGCTGATCGAGGGCATCTTCAAGGGCGAGACGATCAACACGCCGTCCATGCTGGCGGTCGAGGACGCCCTGGATGGCCTGGCCTGGGCGGAGCAGGTGGGGGGGCTCCACGGCCTGATCCGGCGCTCGGAAGCCAATCTCGCCGCGATCAGCGCCTGGGTGGCGGAAACGCCCTGGGTCGACTTCCTGGCCGCAGGCCCCGCGACCCGCTCCTGCACCTCGATCTGCCTGAAGATCGTCGATCCGGCCGTGGCCTCCCTGTCGGCGGAGCAGCAGGGCAAGGTGGTGAAGGAACTGACGGGCCTGCTCGCCAAGGAGAAGGTCGCCTACGACATTGCCGGTTACCGCGATGCCCCTCCCGGCCTGCGGATCTGGGGCGGCGCCACGGTGGACGCCGAGGACACCAAGGCGCTGCTGCCCTGGCTGGACTGGGCCTTCGCCGAGGTCCGCTCCCGCCTGGGCGCCCAGGCGGCCTGA